A window of the Balaenoptera acutorostrata chromosome 13, mBalAcu1.1, whole genome shotgun sequence genome harbors these coding sequences:
- the LOC103020030 gene encoding RIMS-binding protein 3A-like: protein MTKDSPSPSGGGRVTPKKPATPGPAAAALEEQRRELEKLRAELEAERARGREERRRFAAQARQLREEAEQERQQLVDHLRSKWEAQRSRELRQLQEEVLREREAEIRQLLRWKEAEMRQLQQLLHRERDGVVREARELQRQLAEELVNRGYCGRTGAPEDAAAQCRCRLQEVLAQLRWETDGEQASRIRHLQAALDVERQFFLKYILEHFRWHPALSGIPDPQAPHSSEEPPPEAAAKSSCRLTPLDGLSAGAGARSRSLDRVPAACSNSPDSVLPARASSLDSLAPARSLSLDSTLSRPKAPESSSPDASIPGSLSPPPPLSERRRPSDPRGGEESGSQPCEALNPLPPGPDYRELLKQNSELSEALQVLARRCSGLREENLQLRRAGFSDKADGKVKRLKVKHAELTGLARRLEDRARKLQETNQRAVSAPVPGESRAGLELCQAFARQRARDLSEQASVLLAKDKQIEELRQECHLLQARIASGLGSAPLAAGGAACAQWLNISDLDRLQRESQQEVLRLQRQLTLQQATSSARAEAGGQSAPCEEARSQVQALEGELSAQRRECAELGAQAAAARRRGEEAEARLQAALSEGAWLAKENARLQAQADWTGKVAAENKDVRGQLGLACREHNAAGLLSGQLLQQAARGQDRQQQLQRDQQKALCDLQTAWEERWALQCQPGHPPQEPREAPPAPESQVRSSGRTKLQLGPEDQASSQPSRAKQEKKEDSLLENPVALGEAASAPKVPDRVPSSRPLDSRPQAKKTSSQSNSSSEVESMWAPVPSCPTLDVDTANQVEDLEPYNVYSTLEVGGSEAPTTPMFKVFLAQYSYNPFEGPNEHPESELLLTAGDYVYVFGDMDEDGFYKGELEDGRQGLVPSNLVEQIPDSDVLGCLPHEFPDLGPTRLPAGQGKDSKEDTGHSLVPGKAQGTVDRGPHATVRVGSKTEVVIEISDAKMEDGRLGSQQSMGKRGFSRPLLGTNSVFCVAPTQLYLKSVAATSAEITWVGSSHPHMVYLDDLERALTLAGVSCYTFHHLHPGTRYQARVEVHPPWDLLPVRWETMSSTITFNTPLAGPPDPPLDVLVERHASPGLLVVSWLPVTIDSAGSSNGVQVTGYAVYADGLKVAEVADATAGSILLEFSQLQLPLMCQKISVRTMSFCGESLDSVPAQIPHNCVTCLRLPEMSPFSCTCGDPSTGRVTFPICPQRLVLAPPRAKASPHSPGSCGEPQAKFLEAFPEEPPRRQSPTPRLSSDGEFPSAGSGSQAQRPTEARELSRKDQLFQKSPRNHRPHLPQGQSRGEENQYRHMDTSQSPAAGVICPSPECGPRKEPCQEKAALEKVLRQKQDAPAFTPPQLGTSQRYMSDFCDILQEEAGHFSLWGTEGRERRKELRRQSGPGQALGGKREGWFQEPSLALCPAPSSRIIRMSRGGAPPLGTRVDPPAKIFVALSDYIPLMMSATPEAAEEELAFRKGQLLRAWGSQDPHGFYRGEHNGQVGNIPGHLVAKMDTGMEWTGRRWHLPGQGYLPSVAHLDGFGGLGGPQSSFPLPQGSPRRPSLWTPKTMVAALDYDPRDGPAGGLVKAKLSLRVGDVVTIYGPVDDKGFYYGESGGHRGLVPVHLLDHMSLQGE, encoded by the coding sequence ATGACCAAGGACTCGCCCAGCCCTTCTGGCGGCGGCCGCGTGACACCCAAGAAGCCGGCTACTCCgggcccggcggcggcggcgctggaGGAGCAGAGGCGGGAGCTGGAGAAGCTGCGGGCCGAGCTGGAGGCGGAGCGGGCGCGCGGGCGGGAGGAGCGGCGGCGCTTCGCTGCCCAAGCGCGACAGCTGCGGGAGGAGGCCGAGCAGGAGCGGCAACAGCTGGTTGATCACCTGCGCTCCAAGTGGGAGGCGCAGCGCAGCCGGGAGCTGCGGCAGCTGCAGGAGGAGGTGCTGCGGGAGCGCGAGGCCGAGATCCGGCAGCTGCTGCGCTGGAAGGAGGCCGAGATGCggcagctgcagcagctgctgCACCGCGAGCGCGATGGCGTGGTGCGCGAGGCCCGGGAGCTGCAGCGCCAGCTGGCAGAGGAGCTGGTGAACCGCGGCTACTGCGGCCGCACGGGGGCGCCCGAAGACGCCGCAGCACAGTGCCGCTGTCGCCTGCAGGAAGTGCTGGCGCAGCTCCGCTGGGAAACGGACGGAGAGCAGGCCTCGCGCATCCGCCACCTGCAGGCGGCACTCGACGTGGAGCGCCAGTTCTTCCTCAAGTACATTCTGGAGCACTTCCGCTGGCACCCCGCCTTGTCCGGCATCCCCGACCCCCAGGCCCCGCATTCTTCAGAAGAGCCACCCCCTGAGGCCGCCGCCAAGTCCTCATGTCGACTAACACCCCTTGACGGCCTGAGCGCGGGCGCCGGCGCGCGCTCCCGCTCCCTCGACCGGGTGCCCGCGGCGTGCTCCAACTCCCCGGACAGCGTGCTCCCCGCGCGCGCCAGCTCCCTCGATTCCTTGGCACCAGCGCGTTCCCTCTCGCTCGACAGCACCCTGAGTCGCCCCAAGGCCCCCGAATCCTCCTCTCCAGACGCCTCCATCCCGGGGTCCCTGAGCCCCCCGCCGCCACTATCGGAGCGCAGGAGACCTAGCGACCCGCGAGGAGGGGAAGAGTCCGGGAGTCAGCCCTGCGAAGCCCTGAACCCCCTGCCGCCGGGCCCGGACTACCGCGAGCTGCTGAAGCAGAACTCGGAGCTGTCCGAGGCGCTGCAGGTGCTGGCGCGCCGCTGCTCCGGCCTGCGCGAAGAGAACCTGCAgctgcggcgcgcgggcttctccgACAAGGCGGACGGGAAGGTGAAGCGGCTCAAGGTGAAGCACGCCGAGCTGACTGGCCTCGCGCGGCGCCTGGAGGACCGGGCCCGCAAGCTGCAGGAGACCAACCAGCGTGCTGTGAGCGCGCCTGTGCCCGGCGAGAGCCGCGCGGGCCTGGAGCTGTGCCAGGCCTTCGCCCGCCAGCGTGCGCGGGACTTGTCGGAGCAGGCTAGCGTGCTGCTGGCCAAGGACAAGCAGATCGAAGAGCTGCGGCAGGAGTGCCACCTGCTGCAGGCGCGCATCGCCTCGGGCCTCGGCAGCGCCCCGCTCGCTGCGGGGGGCGCCGCCTGCGCCCAGTGGCTCAACATCAGCGACCTGGACCGGCTGCAACGCGAGTCCCAGCAGGAGGTGCTCCGCCTGCAGAGGCAGTTGACCCTGCAGCAGGCCACCAGCAGCGCCCGGGCGGAGGCGGGCGGTCAGAGCGCGCCATGCGAGGAGGCGCGGAGCCAAGTACAGGCGCTGGAGGGCGAGCTGAGCGCGCAGCGGCGAGAGTGCGCGGAGCTGGGCGCGCAGGCGGCGGCTGCGCGGCGGCGCGGCGAGGAGGCCGAGGCGAGGCTGCAGGCGGCGCTCAGCGAGGGCGCCTGGCTGGCGAAGGAGAACGCGCGGCTGCAGGCCCAGGCCGACTGGACGGGGAAGGTGGCGGCCGAGAACAAAGACGTGCGCGGGCAGCTGGGCCTCGCGTGCCGGGAGCACAACGCCGCCGGCTTGCTGTCGGGGCAGCTGTTGCAGCAGGCGGCACGAGGGCAGGACAGGCAGCAACAGCTGCAGCGCGACCAGCAGAAGGCCCTGTGTGATCTCCAGACGGCCTGGGAGGAGAGGTGGGCACTGCAGTGTCAGCCTGGTCACCCTCCCCAGGAACCCCGGGAGGCCCCGCCAGCCCCGGAGTCCCAAGTGAGAAGCAGTGGAAGAACCAAGTTGCAGCTAGGGCCTGAGGACCAAGCATCATCTCAGCCTAGCAGAGCCAAACAGGAGAAGAAGGAAGACTCCCTGCTGGAGAACCCAGTTGCCCTCGGGGAGGCAGCCAGTGCCCCCAAAGTGCCAGATAGAGTCCCAAGCAGCCGACCTCTGGACTCCAGGCCCCAGGCCAAGAAAACCAGCTCCCAGTCGAACTCCTCCTCTGAGGTGGAGTCCATGTGGGCCCCTGTGCCATCCTGCCCTACTCTGGACGTGGACACAGCTAACCAGGTGGAGGATCTGGAGCCCTATAACGTGTACTCGACCCTGGAAGTGGGGGGTTCAGAGGCCCCCACCACCCCCATGTTCAAGGTCTTCCTGGCTCAGTATAGCTACAACCCATTTGAAGGGCCCAACGAGCACCCCGAGAGCGAGCTGCTGCTCACGGCTGGGGATTACGTGTATGTCTTTGGGGACATGGATGAGGACGGCTTCTACAAAGGGGAGCTTGAGGATGGCCGGCAGGGGCTGGTGCCATCCAACCTGGTGGAGCAGATTCCAGATAGTGACGTCCTGGGCTGCCTGCCCCATGAGTTCCCTGACCTTGGCCCCACTCGACTCCCAGCTGGGCAGGGCAAAGATTCGAAGGAAGACACTGGTCACAGCTTAGTACCTGGGAAAGCCCAGGGGACAGTGGACAGGGGGCCACACGCGACCGTGAGGGTGGGCTCCAAGACCGAAGTGGTAATAGAAATCTCAGATGCCAAGATGGAAGATGGCCGGCTGGGCTCTCAGCAGAGCATGGGCAAGCGGGGCTTCTCCAGACCTCTTCTGGGGACCAACAGTGTCTTTTGTGTGGCCCCTACGCAACTTTACCTGAAGAGTGTTGCAGCCACGTCAGCCGAGATCACCTGGGTTGGCAGCAGCCACCCCCACATGGTGTACCTGGATGACCTGGAGCGTGCCCTGACCCTAGCGGGCGTGAGCTGCTACACCTTCCACCACCTGCATCCCGGCACGAGGTACCAGGCGAGGGTGGAGGTGCACCCACCGTGGGACTTGCTGCCGGTGCGCTGGGAAACAATGTCCTCCACCATCACCTTCAACACACCCTTGGCGGGCCCCCCTGACCCTCCGCTGGACGTGCTGGTGGAGCGTCACGCCTCACCGGGCCTCCTGGTGGTCAGCTGGCTCCCCGTGACCATCGACTCAGCTGGGTCCTCCAACGGAGTTCAGGTCACCGGCTATGCTGTGTATGCTGACGGGCTCAAGGTGGCAGAGGTGGCCGATGCCACCGCCGGGAGCATCCTGTTGGAATTTTCCCAGCTCCAGCTGCCACTGATGTGCCAGAAGATCTCGGTGAGAACCATGTCGTTCTGTGGAGAATCCCTGGATTCGGTGCCGGCTCAGATCCCTCACAACTGCGTCACCTGTCTCCGATTGCCAGAGATGTCTCCCTTTAGCTGCACCTGCGGGGACCCGTCCACCGGCAGAGTGACCTTCCCCATCTGCCCTCAGAGGCTGGTGCTGGCTCCCCCGAGGGCCAAGGCCAGTCCCCACAGCCCCGGAAGCTGCGGGGAGCCCCAGGCCAAGTTTCTAGAAGCATTCCCTGAAGAACCCCCAAGGAGGCAGTCCCCGACGCCCAGACTGAGTTCAGACGGAGAATTTCCAAGTGCAGGGTCAGGCAGCCAAGCCCAGAGGCCCACAGAGGCCCGGGAGCTCTCCAGAAAGGACCAGCTCTTCCAGAAGAGTCCCCGGAACCACAGGCCGCATCTGCCCCAGGGCCAGTCTCGGGGGGAAGAGAACCAGTACCGGCACATGGACACCAGCCAAAGCCCTGCTGCAGGAGTCATCTGTCCATCCCCTGAGTGTGGACCCAGGAAAGAGCCGTGTCAGGAGAAGGCTGCCCTTGAGAAGGTCCTCAGGCAAAAGCAAGATGCCCCAGCATTCACCCCTCCCCAGCTGGGTACCAGCCAGCGATACATGTCTGACTTCTGTGACATTCTGCAGGAGGAGGCAGGGCACTTCAGTCTATGGGGCACAGAGGGGCGAGAGCGGAGGAAGGAGCTCAGGAGACAGAGCGGGCCAGGTCAGGCTCTGGGGGGCAAGAGAGAGGGCTGGTTCCAGGAGCCCAGCTTGGCGCTGTGTCCCGCTCCATCCAGCAGGATCATCAGGATGTCCAGGGGTGGCGCCCCACCGCTGGGAACGAGGGTGGACCCTCCAGCCAAGATCTTTGTGGCCCTCTCTGATTACATCCCCCTGATGATGTCTGCCACCCCAGAGGCTGCAGAGGAGGAGCTGGCCTTCCGGAAAGGGCAGTTGCTGAGAGCGTGGGGCTCTCAGGACCCCCACGGCTTCTATCGTGGCGAACACAATGGGCAAGTGGGCAACATCCCCGGGCACCTGGTGGCCAAGATGGACACGGGCATGGAGTGGACTGGTCGGAGGTGGCATTTGCCGGGGCAAGGGTACCTGCCCTCCGTGGCCCACCTCGATGGCTTTGGGGGGCTTGGAGGCCCCCAGAGCTCCTTCCCCCTGCCGCAGGGGAGTCCCAGAAGGCCCTCACTGTGGACTCCAAAGACCATGGTGGCGGCTCTGGACTATGACCCCAGGGATGGGCCGGCAGGGGGCCTGGTGAAGGCCAAGCTGTCACTGAGGGTGGGGGATGTGGTCACTATCTATGGGCCTGTGGATGACAAGGGATTCTACTATGGGGAGTCGGGTGGCCACAGAGGCCTGGTCCCAGTCCACCTGCTGGATCACATGTCCCTCCAGGGAGAGTGA